The stretch of DNA GGGACTATTCAACTAACTGGCCCATTAGAAGTAGAGATAATGATTACAATAAGAAGAGGTACAATATTCTCCATAGACTTCTCAAACCAATCCCTAGTTGCAGAAATTTCACTAGCCTAGCAAGTTTATGAGCAACCTTATTAGCTACCCTATTACAATGTTTAAATCTAGTCAAAGGAAAATCACATGCCATGAATTAGCAATCATCGCAGACTGCCACCACTCCCGCAAGTTGTCCTTCATTCTTCATTGTATCAATGACTTTCATATTATCAGAGTTAATAACAAAACAATTACATCCCGTCTTTAATGCAAGAATAAAGCCAAACCTAAGAGCCATCGCTTCTGCCCTCAGTACATAAGCACACCAATCGATCTCCTAGTTTCTGCTAACAATGAATTTTCCTTTGTCATCTTTGAGGACAACCCCAGCCGTGCCCCTGAGCAAATCATGATCAAAAGAAGCATCAACATTCAGCTTAAAAATCATAGGTGGTATATTCCATCCTTCTTTTTTACTAGTCGCACAAGGGGAGTGAGCAAAACATTATGTCACCATATCACGAACCCATGTCGAAATCTGGTATACACATTGAGACTTTTCTTCTTAAACCAACATGCGTCTATCGCAGCATAAGTACCAAGCGGTTATGCGATTAATTCACGTGCATTCTAGAAACCCAATATAGATAGTTATTGGTGTGGCATGTGAAGTAAGAATTCAAGAACTGCCTCAACCTACGATCAATAACACAAGTTTCTTTAATTGCCTCGCACATCCCCAACTTACCCCAAACCTCTTTTACCTTCTGCCACAAAAACAATACATGTTTTGTATCTTCCCATCCGAGCATGATGGGCAGATGGGTGAAACTTTCATGTGTCTATTGGCAAGCGTAATTCGACGCAGTAGAGTTCCATGCAACACACGTCAAATAAAAAACTTTACCTTTTCCGGACACGATAATTTTCAAATCTCACCCCAGATAAGATTAATACTGATTCGGCCCATATATCATTAGTATATTGCAATGTCCTCCCATGTTGTTGGTTCCGTTCCTCCAAATAAGTTGGTCAAACAGTGAACACATCATTTTTTGTATAGCTCCATGCAATGAAATTCAATATATTATGCATAGGGAGGGGAACCGCGAGGAACCATTGTGCATCAATTGGCCAGAACATCTATCTCGCCAAATCTCCATCCCAACAATTCGTGACTGGATCAATAAGATCAGCAACCTTTGACAGGAGGTGCCATCTTCTAGGAGTAATAATTTTTCTATTCGCACAATTCAGGATCCATGCATCTCTCCAAATATtgatatttttttcattttcaaCTCGCCAGATATAATTATTTCTCAAGCAGTTGACTCCCGCCATAATGCTTTGCCAAGTAAAAGAGGATCACTTCCTTAAACTTGCATCCATCAATCGCCGatagggaaatacttatctctcaAGATAGTGGCACATAAAGAATCGGGATTATCAAGAAGACGTCACGCTTGCTTAGCAAATAATGCCATGTTGAAACAGTGTATATCTCGGAAGGCCATACCTCCTTGATCTTTTGGAGCACACATCTTCCATCACAGCATCCAATATATTCTCTTTTGATAGTCCTCGTCACCCCATTAAAATTGTGACATCGTGTCAATAATTTCTTTGCAATTTTTTTTAAGAATTTTAAAGACGGACATGATAAAAAGAGTTAGAAACTTTTTGTGGAAGCGCGTTTAACATGCCATTGTGAACTTGAGTATTAGCACTGCGGTACATCGCCTGCTACCTACCGCTGCTTATATTATTTTACTATATACATATACGATTAGCGCGAACAAATTAGAAGAGGCCGTTCTGATGATCTAAGAGAAGAGGTCCTCCTAACGAAATATTGTGTTGCATATGCTGCGTGTGGCGGCGACGACGGATTGCGTCAGACAGAGTTTGATTTTCCTTAATCAACATGTGATATATCGTGACTTTGTAGTTGCCACTTGCCAGGAATGGGCTGAGACCGGATCGGCCACATTGTGTGATCCTTACATCTATTATACTCCTAATACATTATTTCTCTTGACATACAACCTGTCCACATCATCAATCAATCAACATGTTCTAACTTTCTCCCATTTCTTTATTTTCTTTAGACAACGAGGGACTTTTAGCTTCTATTTTATACACGGAAAGTCTTCAACAAGCAACAGTTTTGATTTAGAATACTTACTAGCAATTCCACGGAAAGTCTTTTAAAATTTTGTATGTATGGTGGGAAAAAGAGGCATGTGCCCATTTTGTCCGTGGAAAGTCTTTTTTTGATTTTGCATGGTGTGTATTAAACATAAAAAAGTTTAAAGAGAAAATGGTGCAAAAAATTGAGTTCTGGATCAAGTCCACACTTTCTGTTTGAAATCCTCATACTTCGTCGAAGAGTGTTCGGTTTGTACATGAAACACGTCCCGTTTTCTTGTAacactccaaaaatattggtttgcaACAATCACATGATGAACATTTACATTTATTTCCAAAACAAAATAATAAGAAAATACTTTACAGTTGGAATGAAATAAAAGAATTATTTACACAAGGACAACGAGTTCACAAGTCGTAACATCAATCCCATTCATCGATAGGGTTTTCTGTTCACCCTCCGGCAGTTGTTCCTAATCTCCCCGGCCCTTCCGGTGAGCGGGCTTATGTTCCCCATTTTGACCATCGAGGCCGCGAAATTCTTGAAGAAGTCCTTCTGGCTTCCGGAGAACCTACGAACGATCCGTGCAGTGATCGCGGCGGCAACGGGATCAGACAACATTACCTGGTCCGAAGGGAGAGGGGCGCGGCCACGCAAGAGGTTGCCGTAGTACTTGTTGTCGAAGACGTCAGGGGTGATTGTGTCGAGATTCGCCAGCGTCTCCTCGTCCTGCCCAGCGCTGCAGTTCCGCTGCGTGAACTGGCATTGCGCCCGCCCAAAGGTGTGTGCTCCTTGGAGGGCGACAAGGTCAGTGTCGTCGAGGCCCAAGTGTCTGAACTTCTCCTGGAGCGTCTCCAGAGAGtcgaaggggctcggtagatttTTGGCGCTCTCGATGTTGGTGGTTGTGCCATCACGGCGGCCAAGCGGCACACTCCAGCGTGGCCCTCCAGCCAGCTTGACGGAGATCTCGGAGGCGAGTGCGAGGATGTCGGCGCAGGAGACGATGCCAGGGCATGCGTTCTCCAGTGCACGCTTGATGCTGTCGACCACCTTAAACCCGCGTGCTGACCTGTCGTTGGCAAGGACCTCCTTCTCGGTCATGATCGCCGGGAGGTCATTGTCCAGCAAAAGCGAGCCATCACAACCCTGAACAAAGCAATCATGGAAGTGGAGCCGGATGAGGCTGGCTGGGATGCGCGCGTCCACGACGCGGGCGTTCTGGATGACGCGCCGAACAATGTCGCGCGCATTGGGGCACGAGTCGTCATAGAAGGACGAACTCAACCCGGCACCTACATCGCCATAACCGTGGGCTCCATGGCTCAGCGCTAGGACTAGCGCTGCCGTGAGCAAGAGGCTGCAGCGAGCAGCTAACGGGAAGCAAGAGAAAGCCGCCATGTGCACCACTGCACGTTCAGAAGGAGAAGGCTAGAATTAAGCTGCTCAATTTGCCACTGAGGGATGGATTGGCAAGCTAGCTGCTAGAAGGGAATGAAGGAATATCGTAGAAGGTGGATGTGAGGGAAACCAGAACGGTTTGTAAGCTATATATAGCCTAGCCATTTTGCAGGATTTTGTGGAAGCGTGTTTGACATGTTCCATGCCGTTGTCTACTTGAGTATTAGCACTGCCGTACGTCGCCTACCGCCTACCGCGCGCGCAGCTTTCCTTTGCTGCACGAGGCTGTTCATATTATTTTATAGGAATGATTAGCGAGAACAAGTTGGAAGAGGTCGTCCTGATGATCTAAGAGAAGAGGTCCTCCTCACCAAACATTGTGTTGTATATGTTGCGTGTGGCGGCCACGACGATTTGCGTCAGACATAGCTTATCATGACCCGCATTTCTAAATATGAGATGTATTATTTGTAAAAAAAAGTCAAATTTGTCTAACTTTGACCAATTTTAtagacaaaaatatgaatgtctAGAATACCAAATTATTATTTTACTTCTAGAAAAACTAATACATCTTGTATTTAGAAATATCATGTTGTATATGTTGCGTGTCGCGGGGACCATGGTTTGTGTTAGACATAGTTTATCGTGACTTTGTATGTACGTAGTTGCCAGCAATGGGCCAAGAGACCAGATCAGCCACACCGTGTGATCCTTACATTTCTTCCATCCTTCTCCCATTTCTTTATTTTATTTAGACAAGGTGAGAGACCTTTTCTTCTAGTCGGTTAATTGCTCGTGCGTTGCAAAAGAGCATACATTTTTTTCAATACTAATCGTATCTAGTAATATATGCCTATAGTATCCTCATGTTGTGGTTGTATTTTTCTTCTTATTCCAGTATGCATGGTCGTCTTTTTTGCGCCCTAGTGTGTCCGACCTTCTCATTCTTGTTGAATAGCTTGATTAAGAGggcattcttcttcttgttgagTAGCTCGATTAAGAGGGCGTTCTTCTTCTTCCCTGTGGTAATGTTAGTTGTGCACCATACCCGCCTCAGCATTCATGTCTGACAGCGCAAGTGACATGCCCTCTTGACTCCGCTCCATCTCATTTGTCTTTACCAGTCTGTGGTTGCATGATTCCTGTTTGATGAATTTTTCAAAGGTTTGCTCTTGAATTCATCCATAAGCTGGAGAAAAATGTATGCACGGACTTGTCTATACCTTTGGTTCGCTGCCTGCCTCCTACTTTATGGAATGTTTGCAAACGTGCTACATCGTATTGAAATCAGATATACGACTTCAAATCTTTTCCCCATTTGATTCCTCTCCTGTTGCAATTTTGGTTCCAGCCTATGTAAGTGTGAAGCTGATTTCATGTAAACATGTTACTCTTTCAGCTTCATTACCTGCTGCCATACAAAAGTTTTTTGGTTTAGTGGAGTGTAATTAGTTTGAGAGAGCAGGGGACATGTGAAATAAGAACATAGAGGTCTTATAAATTCGTCTCCTGCAATTTGTTTCAGGACGTGCAAAATAGACTCACACTGCTTGGCTCCATAGAAGCATGAGAGTTGAACATACCCTGAATCTTAAGGCAATGATTAGAATTTGTCTTAAACATTCTTAGTATTTGTGGATGCATGCCAAGGCTTTAATCATATGTGAGCGAACGTTTTTGCAGCATATAAGTTAGGCTATATCCACATGAGAGCAATCAAGAAACAAAAATCAATGCAAATACTTATGATCTTATGATCTTAAGAACAATATAAGAAACACAATTGGCTTGTCCTTATAACAATGAAGGATTGAGTCAATTGTTGCACTCATTTACTCTCTATTTTTTTTTGCATATTTGCAACCATCCAAACACTCGAAACACACAACTGCCACTCTTTTTAAGCTTTTGCAATAATTCCTATATAATTTCCATAGGCTGATTCCTTTTGTTCCCCATTGGGTTCGACTCTACTtatcaacccccccccccccccccccccccccaccttcTACATTATGCATGTCAAATGCAGTGGCAAGCCACCCTACTCCTCTTGCACACTCCATAATGTCTCGACACTAAATTGAATGATTTCAAAGCGATGTTAATATGTGTATAAAAAAAAAGAGCCGTTCGGTATGAAAAGAATGGATTCATGTTTAGTTAAGGGAAATTTACTGTTAGAACTAGATGACACCGTTGCGAGCATGTTTTGCATATATCAATGATATTTGGTTGTATTGAACATGAATATCAGGAGTAATAATACGAGAACTAAAATGACACATAAATATGATTTATTATTTTAATTATTGTATAGTTGTAAAATTTGTAAATTCTCATGCAAAACAGGTGTGGCATTTACTATGCAGAGTAGCATGCTGAGTGAGCCTTTTCTCATGCATGTTGTATGGTGAGATGACATGCTTGCATGTCGAGAAAATTAGGTTAGTAGGGGCTAGCTATTTTTCGAAACAGGCTTTCACCccactttataaataaagcaatgGTCCGTACAAGCATCACACACAAATCCAACCAACCTGGATAGCCGGGGCAGCGGCACACTCATGCCCAAGGGAAGAAAAAGAAATAAGAAAAAACTACCTAGTGGCGGCCGTGAACCGGTCCTACGGAGATGATAGTTGACACGTCGTAGCCTGAAGCGCGTCCAACATGCTATCAAGCTGATCCCGGCCTCAGGGGGTGCCAATGCTGCATAAAGACAAGGAATTTGAAGAATGAGGCAGAAGCCTACCTCGGGAAGATCCGCTCAATAACCATTTTATTGTGAGTCATCCAGAGGGTCCATGACATCGCCGCAAAGATCAACCAAAATAAGCGGCGATGTCTCCCAGTTTTGGGTGCCCTGGTCTGGAGGATTTCCGCTATGTCCTAGGCCTCCTAGTCAGGCCCAAGAGCCTCGCGTATGAATGTTCAAAGGGCTCTCGCCGCCGTACAAGTGAAAATGATTTGAGCCGATGTTTCCGGCCCCACGCATAAGGGGCACAGTCCATCCCCGAGACCATGCCACTTACACACCTCTGTCCCCGAAGGAATACGATCTCGGAGAAGTTACCACaaaaattgaaggaaatatgccctagaggcaataataaagttattatttatttccttatatcaggataaatgtttattattcatgctgtaattgtattaaccggaaacttagtacatgtgtgaatacatagacaaaccgagtgtcactagtatgcctctacttgactagctaattgaatcaaagatggttaagtttcctagccatagacatgagttatcatttgattaacgagatcacatcattagagaatgatgtgattgactttacccatccgttagcttagcacgatgatcgtttagtttgttgctattgctttctccataactatacatgttcctatgactatgagatcatgcaactcctgaataccggaggaacactttgtgttctaccaaacgtcacaacgtaactgggtgattataaaggtgctctataggtgtctccgatggtgttttttgagttggcatggatcaagattaggatttgtcactccgattgtcggagaggtatctctgggccctcttggtaatgtacatcacaataagccttgcaagcaatgtagctaatgagttagttacgggatgtatcattatggaacgagtaaagagacttgccggtaacgagattgaactaggtattgagataccgacgatcgaatctcgggcaagtaacatacggaagacaaagggaacaacgtataccgttatgcggtttgaccgataaagatcttcgtagaatatgtaggagccaatataagcatccaggttccgctattggttattcactggagatgagtctcggtcatgtctacatagttctcgaacccgtagggtccgcacgcttaacgttcggtgatgatcggtaatatgagtttatgtgttttgatgtaccgaaggtagttctgAGTCCCaaatttgatcacggacatgacgaggagtctcgaaatggtcgagacataaagatcgatatattggatgactatatttggacttcggaagggttccgggcaagttcggataaataccggagtaatggggggttaccggaacccccggggagtgtaatgggcctattgggccttagtggagaagaggaggggcggccagggaaggccgcacgccccctcttcctctagtccgaattggataaggaggggggcggcgcccccctttccttcctccctctctcatccttccttcttctcctactcctacttggaaagggggggggatcctactcccggggggagtaggactcccctagggcgtgccatagagagggccggccctccccctcctccactcctttatatatgggggagggggcaccccatggacacacaagttgatcattgatcttttagccgtgtgcggtgcccccctccaccataatccacctcggtcaaattgtagtggtgcttaggcgaagccctgcgtcggtagcttcatcaacaccgtcatcacgccgtcgtgctgacggaactctccctcgaagctctactggatcgtgaattcgtgggacgtcaccgagctgaacatgtgcagatcgcggaggtgccgtacgttcggtactaggatcggtcgatcgtgaagacgtacgactacatcaaccgtgttgtcataacgcttccgcttacggtctacgagggtacgtggacgacactctcccctcttgttgctatgcatcaccatgatcttgcgtgtgcataggattttttttgaaattactgcgttccccaacaaaaataTCTTGATCTTGTCAAGGGGGGCTTCCACAGAGGCGAGAGCCAGGGGATGATGGGCGTGCGACATAGCGCCTGGTATGTCGAGCTGACTGAGAATTCCCTAGACTGTGAGAGCCGCCAGGCTACTGTGTTCGGATGATCCGGTAGCGCCTATGGTAGAGCCTCTAGAATGCGGTACCACTTAGCCATTTCCACCGGGCCAAATGAGCACATGAACCGTACATCCCAATGCCCCAAGCGCCTGGCCGCAGAAACTAGAAGAGACAGATCTGTAAAGATGGAGAACAATACCGGAAACCCCATCCGTAGCGGGTCGTTCCCAACCCATGGGTCTAGCCAGAACTGGGTCCCCCCCATTACCTATAGAGAAAGAAATTCCTAGTAGAATTTCCTCCTTGATCTTTTGAATCCCACGCCAGAACTGGGAACCTACGGAGCAGTTGCATGCGAGGAGCGGCTCGCCCCTTAGGTACTTTGCCTGAAGGAGCTGGAGCCACACCCAACATAGCATGAGAGCGACGTTCATCCTACGGGATGATGTAATCCCTATACCTCCGCGGTCCTTGGGCAAGCAGATATCTGCCCACTTGACCAGGTGGTTCTAGCGGCCATCAGATGCCTGCTAGAAGAACCTAGCGAGCTCCTTATCGAATGTGATATGAACACCCTCCAGAAGGATATACAGGTCCATCATATACATGGGGAGGCTCGCTTGGTTAGAACTAATGAGGGCCATTTTACTTCCCTTGGATGTAAACCGGCCTCGCCACGGCTCGGCCCATGTAGCCACCCGGCCGACCAAAGGATCAAATCCACTCGACAAGATCTTTGAGTTAGCCAGAAGCATCCCCAAATACATTATGGGCAACAATGCCAGCTTGCAGTTTGCACAAGCATCAAGAGTTTGCTAGTCGTAACATCAATCTCGTTCATGCATAGAATTTCCTATTTACCCTCCAATAGTTGTTTCTCTCCCCATCTTTTTCGGTCAGTAATCTTATGCCCTCCATTTTAATCCTCCAGGCAGCGAAA from Triticum urartu cultivar G1812 chromosome 3, Tu2.1, whole genome shotgun sequence encodes:
- the LOC125548955 gene encoding peroxidase 2-like, with amino-acid sequence MAAFSCFPLAARCSLLLTAALVLALSHGAHGYGDVGAGLSSSFYDDSCPNARDIVRRVIQNARVVDARIPASLIRLHFHDCFVQGCDGSLLLDNDLPAIMTEKEVLANDRSARGFKVVDSIKRALENACPGIVSCADILALASEISVKLAGGPRWSVPLGRRDGTTTNIESAKNLPSPFDSLETLQEKFRHLGLDDTDLVALQGAHTFGRAQCQFTQRNCSAGQDEETLANLDTITPDVFDNKYYGNLLRGRAPLPSDQVMLSDPVAAAITARIVRRFSGSQKDFFKNFAASMVKMGNISPLTGRAGEIRNNCRRVNRKPYR